Within Cucumis melo cultivar AY chromosome 4, USDA_Cmelo_AY_1.0, whole genome shotgun sequence, the genomic segment AAATTATGTATTTTTGAACAATAGTCCAACTCTACCTTTAAAACTTAAAAGTATTACAACTTATGTCCTAGGgagaataaataaattatttactcTTGAActaattgaattataatcaaatttccctaaaagaaaaaacattactaatttaaatatttattagaATTAAAGTCCTAGATTAGCCATAAACTATGAAGTtacattattataattatattacaCAAACTTAGCTTCTAAAAtctattataattaaatttcagTTGTCCTTATAGAACAATATTATTCAATTGTAACAAACTTAACTTGATAGGATGATTTACTTCTTAATTATATAAGTTCATatacagaaaaagaaaaaaatgatagtAACACGACTAGAATCATTCTCGTGCATACTAACTCAAACAAAAGAAAACTCATATACTACATATATCTCATTTCAAATGGAAGAATATGATATATATGAAAGAAACAAATAGAAACAAAGCCAAACCATaggcaaatgtatttatttgagaatataaaagaaaaaattataaagaaGAGTTAAGAAGAGAGCAAATAGAGCTTGATGGGCTAATGAAAGAGTCCTAATTTCATTGGGGGACTTAAGGGcatttgatgatgatgatgatgaagaagaagttgGAGAAAAGAGAAAAGCCATTGAGATGccattgttattattattgctcCCACTTTGTTCCTCTTTGTTATGATCTTTATAAATTGGCCTACCAATCACATGCTTGTATTGCCCACCACTCCATCCCTGAGGttcaatttaattatttagagagaaagaaaagaaagttgatGCAATGATAGGGATTAGTACAAAATTAATACAATTAAATTTCGTTTCacttaatttaaatatttcaacCCCTTTTCTTAATTCAACTTTAATTAATGTTATAATTACACCAACTTTTTGAGTGGATCCATATTCAACAAATGATGCCcatttttgtaaaattatatATGAAAAGAAAGAGTTTACATTTATGGAAGTATTTAATTTTGTCACCTTCATTAATTTGAATTGAATTGATTTTCAGTTTTTTCGCATCTAATCTCAATAATCTTAGTATTATTCAAACAATTAAAACACACCATAACactctttttaaaaaaatttatgacTCAATTTTATAAGGGTGAATTACATCGTAGTCGTAATCTTTCATTAGTGAAAATAGCTAACTTTCTCCAGAGTATTTGAAGCTCTAACTTTAAATTGGATTCGATTTATACTCAATAATAATTGACATAATCTCTTATCTTAAAGGTAGGTGGGACTTGATCTTTGATCTTACGATTGTTGTACTGAAAAGTAATAAGCATcctttcattctttctcaacGTGAACATGGTGAAAAATGAaggaaatgtttttttttttcataagttAAACAAAGATGAGACATGAGTCAACATGAGCAAACCTCAACTAGGTATACAATATTAATGATCGACCAAGAGACCGGAGGTTCTAATCTCTCCAAACCATACTTCTTGTTGAACTAAATATAATGGATACGGGTACATACCGTTCCATTTTTCCATTGCCATATATTATTAGTGTTCTTGTTATTGTTATGAACCACATCTGAgctaaattttatgtttttgttgTTTCATTACATAGATAATTTAATGTATTTAATTTATACAGATAGAACACTGTTTGGATCATAAATATGTCAATCATATACGAATTGATAggttaattattttgtttaaactAGGAAGTAATTAAAGAATTTTCTATTAAAATAGGAGATTCTCTTATTCAAATTAACTTTTTAAGTGAAATTCTGACAAAATTAActagttaaataaaaaaaaaactcaaaagagaaactatttaatttaattatgatTTAAGAAAACGAAACAAAAGTTAATTTATCACATGAAAACAATTCAATCATCAGCCTCATAAAACTTAACCTAAATTTTTGTGGAATAGAGAATGAAATGTGGACATAGGGATAGAGGAAAGCCATCCCCCCACATAATAAACATATTATATTATCCCTAGCTAAGCTAGCTCGAGTTTTACATTTCTAAGCTTAATTTCATTATTAATTCCTATCTTTTTCAACATTCTATCATCTAAAAAAATCCATTTTAAAATAATACTAATTAAACGTCAAGTTATTTGTGGTTAAAGTAActcagaaagaaaagaaatatagcACTAATGTTTATCACTTTTACTCTTATTtgttttgtatatatatatattttctttccaCGGTGATTCTAAAACAAAATCAATATCAAATTAGAGTAGAAGTATGACGTACTTGAATATGATCACCGACGGTGACAACAACGGCGGATTCATCGGCTACGAACGAAACCCAACCTCTCTTGGAGTAAGCATGGAATAGAGGAGAAGATCCATGGCAGAAATGGAAGCAAAAAGCATGAGAGAAATCAGTTCCTCTTATGAGCATTCTGATGACATCATGTTTGAAACAGTTTTCTAATTCATCGTTCCAAACACTCAATCTTTGCTTGATCTTTTGTTTGTACATACACCACACTGATCCATGCCCAGAAAACACTTCGTTTCTTGCAATTTTCCCACTGTTTTCTAggaaaatttctaaaattttctcTCCCAATTTCTCTGTTAGTTGTGTTAGCCATTCCATTTTCTTGCTGCATGAACAAAGAGATGCATGAGAGAGTTCATCAAATACATAAtgagtttttaaatttgtattcaATTCTGCAATTAGTGTCTTTGGAAATGGATTTTTCCCTTTTAATGTTATATTAAAACAAATTCTTAATGTGAGTTGTAATATTGTTTGTCATTGGTTTGTTGAAAAAAGAAACACaatctttcatttttcaatttcattaattaatattGGAAATTTGAATTCTTGTTACAACTTATTAAAGAAATTTACCTAGATCGAATGGTAATATTGTTTTAGGACCAAATTGTGCTTCTTTTCTCACCCATTTTTACTTATATGGTCATCGTATGTatgtatttgatttttttttttggtgatttctataaacaaaaatgattttttttttaaaaaaccattggtattttattttttgtttttttaaattcagTACGTAAATATCAATTCTATCTATTAGTTAATATATTTTTCGTGTAGATTTTAAGGGTCTTTTCAATATGGAAGTCACTTCAAAAATtaactttcaattatttttttctttttggaaattggttaaaaaaatacaatatttatatattaaacatGAAACTTAAGAATAAGAAGATGAGGGAAAATAAgcacaattttcaaaaacctaaaataaaatacaaaatggtttataaaaaatggtcTTCCCTTTTCTAACTTTTGAATGTAGGCTTTAAGTTTGAATACACTCTTAGTCTAAGAAGACAATAAACCATAAAATTCTATACATATACATGTACACATACATATAAACGTTAAATAGAGGGTACATATCGATAAAATATGCaccattctattttttttttttgaaaatacaaTGTCTTAAATGTCGCAAAGTAATTAGATTGTAGACAAAATCTTTATGTTGCGATGCCATTTAATTAACCAATTCAACTGCGATAAAAGTAGGATTGGattgaaatttttaaaacttaaaccACAATATTAAAACGATGCaaaattggaaaataaattATTCCGTTTTTGTTTGTGTTTTTGGTTCAATAGATCGATACATCAAGGACCAATATTagattataaaatttcaaatgaGATTCTTTTAGGCTAAATTTGAGATGATAATTAACACTTAACTCATATATTCTAATCTctatcaaataaataaataaataagaagaagaagaaacccaTATATTTAATATCAAATTGATAATATTTGgataataagaaaagaaaaataacctGAAATTGGAATATCCAATAGGCGAAATGGCCTCCATTTCCATTTTCAAATCTTCATCTCTGTTCCACACAAACTCTTCACTAACCTCACTCTCATCCTCTCCATGCCAAAGCTCCTCAAACCCATACGCCTTCTCCGGCGACCTCCCCACCGCCACCTTCTTCTCCGGCGATATCCCAAAAACCCCTGCATCCGCTGCCTCTGCAACTGCCCCAATTAGCTCTACCGGAATTCCATGGTTCACCAATTGGAAAAACCCAAAGCTACGCATTGAATCCAAAATCTTCAAAACAGAATCACGATCGTACGATTCAATCAACCGAAAATCAATTCTCGGTGGGTTCTCAACAAATCTCTCCCTCGGGAAAATGGTTTCCGGCAAAACGAGATCAGGGACACGGAGAGAGTGCTCGAGGAATTCTGTGAGAACCTCATCGTTTGTGACGGAGGACCGGCGACTGGTTCCGATGGGAGATGGCGGCGGTGCCCGGAACTCGAAGGGAGTCGCCGCCGCGCGTTCAGGCGACATCATTACCATGGATGAAAAGAAAACAGGGAAAAAGAAGGCGAAATAGAGGAAGAAGAGTTTTGGTTTTCGAACAAGGTTGAGggaaatgaagaaattaaaaagggaaaaagggAAAGATGAAGAAGTAATGATGGGATGTCATGAAATTGAGGAACATGGAGGAAATCATACTGGATTGGAGAGCTTTTTAATGGGTCTACTCTGTTTCTCTGTTTCTCTCTTTTTTGAAGCTTCTGTCTTTCTTTATATAATTCTAACTAACTGTGTGATTCATTCATCGTCttcgtctttctttctttatttcttttgcTTTTGATTTCTCTTTTTGAATTTGTGAAAGATATTAATGTTGGATGTGGTTCACAGCTGAGGTTGTGATGTCATTATGGTGTGGCGCCATTGGGAAGCACAGAGATTTTAGGGTTTATAAGATGGAGGTTTTTGTGGGGCAGAACAAAGCTATATCATAGTGCAAAAgaacataattaattaattaattttaaaagataattaataGTTCAATGGCATCTTTGAGCTCTTTTCTTACGTTAACATGTTTTTTAATTTGTGATTTGGAAAAAGTATAGTTTGTGAAAACGAAATAGGGTAATTACAATGactagcaatttttagaataattattaagtatgtagcaacattttaaaaaaaattgcaaatatagcaaaatctatcaatgatagagttttatgttgatagactcttatggtttatcagtgatagaccaacatttgatacatgatctatcagcgatagacttttatcattgatagattttgacagattttgctatatttacaattttttaaaaatgttggtatgtacttaattattttgaatacaattgctacatttgcaactatcccaaaGAAATATGATTATATTTAGAAAACTTTCGTAAACGcaacaaaacatcaaactatttacaaattTAAAGCCCATatagccattttttaaaatattttagattagCCCCTCacgcctttcttcttttccttggtgcgattctttcatcgtctttcgatttctttctttcgtctttcttctttgctGATTCTTTTTTTGCATCGTTTAATCTtcccatcgtctttcttcttttttctattttttttttcgttgtgatttcttttcattgtctttcttcttttcctcttctttttttacgtcgtttaaatttgggtaaccaaatctaaacgatcgtgtacaaaaaatagcaaaatctaaaagatcgtgtataaagaatcttgaaaacaaatcatttagattagagtaactaaatgtaaacaatcgtgtaaaaaaaataaatcatcggatagacaaatctaaacaatcatgtataaaaaaaattaaaaaaaatcgtttagccaaagctaaacgatcgtgtaagcaaatctaaacaatcatgtaaaaaagaataaacgatcatgtagcaaaagaatttaaaaaaatcgtttagcgaaacctaaacgattgtgtaaccaaatttaaacgtaaccaaattaaatgatcgtctaacaaaattaaacaataaaattgaaaagttaaattgttgccatatctaaacgattgtgcactaaacatatctaaacgatcgtgtagcaaatatattacgcgtgcgttgttgacgacatggttgacgggacatttttggtattttacacggtggacctttagacttttttcgttttcgaaattgttctatacaatgtaaatacttttccgctttgttatatatttttctaaaaaaaccccttatatttattgtttttaaataagGTTGAATTTGCCTTAGTCGAGGAAAGTAAAACAAATAGTCAATTGGTTAAAAAACACTTTTGCACAAACTTTTTTAAGTGCCAAAACTCATTTATGATTTAGTTACTATACCCTTAAATTTGTGATCACTCATTCTCGATAAACAGATCTTTTagacaatttttaaaataaaaacatgtGTTTCAATTTCTTCTAAGTTTTCAAAACATAGTTTGAATTACAAAAACGATCTTATGAAAAATCAATATGTTAAGTTCTATTTACATGATCAATTTTTAAAAGTCAAGAAGAAAAACCAAATTTTAGATTATTATTAAATGATACATTAGgttctaaatttaatttataacaatttaatcCATCTACTTTAAAACTTGCAATGATTTAATTCTTATCATGAAAAAGTATTATTAAGACTATTTTcacataataaaaaaagaaatttgagaaatttttttactatccatactaaattgttacaaaaaCGTGAATGTCCAtgaactaaattattataaatattttaactcaatgattaaattgttacaaatttaAAATGGTATAATGATTAAATCTTTACAAACTTAATTGTTACTTCTATGAAACTTTAAGgaccaaaaatatattttaacgTATGTGTAGACGGTTTGAAAATAGTTTGCGCCTATAGTCGTATGTTATGTTTTCATTGCTTTAATAAAAGAGTTGAGTGAATATCTAAACTTTCTTGTCTTTCATAATAGTTGTATGTTatgttttcctttctttaataaaaaaatctagTGAATATCTCCTTTTACTTCTCTCTCTAAGGTCTTGGGTTGAAAACTCGACCttgccttttttcttttttttttttaaattagtaatttctatatatatgtgAATGAACCAGTATCACATCAGAATGAGAGTGATCTTGAACACATGAaaagtaaggttaagaaagacttaaaagaattaGAAGTTACTATCCATACCAACAAGGTGACCTTCCTTTTCGGTGGCTTGATCATAGAAATTCCAAAATTAAGTTTGGAGCAATTCTATGTTGGCCGACTTCCTGAGAATTTTCCTAGGATACATGTGAATGAGGACAAAGCATGCTGAAAGGACTAGTGTTGGTTTGTGGGGAGAAATTTCACTCTAATAAGCCTTTAAGAGATAATAAGGATGATGTTGCTAGGTCGCAAGGGAATGTTGGGGATCTGAATTTTGAATCCTGATCCAAATCCTAGGTCTGGGCCGTTACATGATCCAACTAGGCAAATTAtcactttatatatatatatatttaacaatGGTGTTCAGTTGAAATCTAgaaccttctttttcttcttcttaatttgtaatttaactaaacaaattatttatatatatatatatgcatatatatatatataggggtcttttaaaaaaatataaaaaagcggcaaaatatttacactgtatagaacaatttcaaaaaacgaaaaaagcccagaggcccaccgtgtaaaataccaaaaatgtcccgtcaaccacgccgtcaataacgcgcgcgtaatatatttgcgatcgttcagatatggtttaatatatacgcaatcgtttaaatatgactataatttatacgcgatcgtttagatataactacaagacgatcgtttagttatgattataatttatacgcgatcgtttagatatggttcaatatatacgcgatcgtttagatatggttcaatttatacacgatcgtttagatatggctacaatttttctttctaattccatcgtttaattttgttatatgatcgtttagatttggggacccaaatctaaatgattttttttttaatttggtacacgattttttttaattcttttggtacacgatcgtttagatttctttacaagatcgtttagatttatttatacgatcgtttagatttatttacacgatcgtttacttttttttacacgattgtttacatttggctactccgatccaaatgattttttttcaagattctttatacataatcttttacttttttttacacgatcgtttacattttgctactccaatcaaaatggtttttttttcaagattctttatatacaattttttatttttttacacgatcgtttacatttggctactccaatccaaatgttCAAGTTTGGTCCTTAAACTTTCAATAAAGCTTAAAATAGTCCTTCTGATTAAATTAGATTTAACAATCAGCTGAGTTGacaaagaaaaattttaaaaatgtcaaataaaggaaaaaaataacaTATCAAAAAACATTAGAAACTCTAAGCACTATGTTATTTGCCTCTAActaccttgttcattgattatAAGTAGTAAGTAGTTGATAGTGTTTATTGTGTATTAATCTATTATGACCCACCTTTCAACATTGATCACGTCTTGAACATAGTTGATAGTGGTTTTTAAAATCTTGTATTTctaattgtttatttttatttatacttttatacatttaaatgttaaaattctAAAGTTGATACacttaaaatataaaaagatgttattttttaaattttgtatttatttggATCATAGAATCTAAAAACGATTTTTAGAAATAGAATCTCGATAATTGTCTACCAAATATTTGTATGACGCTAATATGAGCACAACTCAACTTACAACTTTATGTTCTCGAAGACAAGAGGTCCTGGGTTCTAATTAATCCCCCACCCCAAGTTGTTACTTAATAAgaccttttcaaaaaaaaaaaaaaattatatatatatatatatacactcaCATATTTGTTTGACTTAGTAAACCTAAAAATATAAAGCATAATTTGAATTCCTTACCAATTAAACAAACCCTAATACAACCTTTCCACTATATTAGTAACTTTGAGTTGAATACCTTTTTAGAGTATGACATAGTTTTgagatatttataaaatatgagAGAAATTAGTGTAAATGAAACAATTAGTGaaactataacaaaattttagattctatcaaaaTGGTTGCCATTAAAGTTTTATAATATATTGGTGGTAGTCATTGGAATTAGTCATAGGAGTTGGTGGTGGTGGTTACCTAAGGTGGTTCTTGAAGGTAGTTGCTTAGAGTTGTTCGTCTATAGTGGTCACTAGAGTTGGTCATTGGTGGTGGTTGTCTGAGGTGGTAAT encodes:
- the LOC103489965 gene encoding 1-aminocyclopropane-1-carboxylate oxidase 1, producing the protein MVMMSPERAAATPFEFRAPPPSPIGTSRRSSVTNDEVLTEFLEHSLRVPDLVLPETIFPRERFVENPPRIDFRLIESYDRDSVLKILDSMRSFGFFQLVNHGIPVELIGAVAEAADAGVFGISPEKKVAVGRSPEKAYGFEELWHGEDESEVSEEFVWNRDEDLKMEMEAISPIGYSNFSKKMEWLTQLTEKLGEKILEIFLENSGKIARNEVFSGHGSVWCMYKQKIKQRLSVWNDELENCFKHDVIRMLIRGTDFSHAFCFHFCHGSSPLFHAYSKRGWVSFVADESAVVVTVGDHIQGWSGGQYKHVIGRPIYKDHNKEEQSGSNNNNNGISMAFLFSPTSSSSSSSSNALKSPNEIRTLSLAHQALFALFLTLLYNFFFYILK